GATTCCTGATGCTGAGACTGTCGGGTACTGTCCCGGGAATGGGCGAACGGGCGCCCGAATCAGGTTCCCAGGAGCCGTTTCACCCGCTTCTCGTCCGCTTTCGCCACAAGGGTCCCCTGCCGGAGCCGACGCTTACGCTTGGGGCTCTTCTTCGTCAGGATGTGGCTGTGGTAGGCACGCCGGCGCCGGAACTTCCCGCTGCCGGTCTTTCGAAACCGCTTCGCGGCCGACCGGTTCGTTTTCATTTTCGGCATCTTGCGTATGCTCCGGTTCAGCTCCGTCTCTTGCCGTCCGTGACGGAGTCGTCGTCTTGGAGTGTCAGCAGCCCGTGGCTGCTACGTGCGGTGCGGTCCCATCAGCATGGTCATCGTGCGACCTTCGTGGGAGATGTCCGACTCCACCACCGCGATGTCCTCCAACTCGTCCTTCACCATCTCGAGGATCCGCCGCCCGCGTTCCGGGTGCGTGACCTCGCGGCCCCGGAACATGAGCGTGAATTTCACCTTGTCGCCATCGCCGAGGAACCTGCGCGCGTGCCGCATCTTGAAGTCGATGTCGTGCGCCTCGATCTTCGGCCGCAGCTTCACTTCCTTGACGTGGATGATGTGCTGTTTCTTCTTCGCTTCCCGCGCCTTCCTCGCCTGCGCGTACTTGTACTTTCCGAAGTCCATGAGCCGGCAGACGGGCGGTCGCGCGGCAGGCGCAACCTCCACGAGGTCGAGCCCGCGTTCGGCCGCGAGGGCGCGAGCTTCGTCCGTCGCGACGATGCCGAGCTGATTGCCCTCTTCGTCGATGAGCCGGATCGGGCTGATCCGGATCTTGTCGTTGACTCTGGGATCTCCGTTCACTGCACCTCATAAGAAAAGCCCGGTTCGGCGACGGCCGACCGGGCACGAAGGCACGCCCCTCGGGAGGAGTGCACCATCGACCCGGCAGCAGCACGATTCCGTGCGCCGATAGGGTGGGGGCATCGCGGCCCCGCTTGTCAGTTTTTCAACGCCCGGAAAGTGCCCCCGAGCGCCCTCCCTGTCAACGACCGCCCGCGGGAGCACTGGTAGACGTCACGCCTTGAGCGACCGGGTCTCCACGCGCTGACGGATACGCGATACGAAGTCGGCCAGGGGGACGACTTCCTGTTTGCGGTCGGCGCCGCGGGCGCGGACGGCGACGGTGCCGGCCTCGATTTCGCGGTCGCCGACGACGAGGAGGTAGGGGACCTTCTGCAGTTCGCCGTCGCGGATGCGGTAGCCGAGCGTGTCGGAGCGGGCGTCGAGTTCGACCCGCAGGCCCTCCGCGGCGAGCCGGTCCCGGATGTCCCCGGCGGCCGCCGCGTGTGCGTCGGTGATCGGGAGCACGCGGACCTGGACGGGCGCGAGCCACGGGGGAAACGCCCCGGCGAAGTGCTCGATGAGCACGCCCGTGAAGCGCTCGAGGGTGCCGAAGATGGCGCGGTGGATCATCACGGGGCGGTGCGGCTTGTTGTCCGTCCCCATGTATTCGAGTTCGAACCGCTCCGGCAGGTTGAAGTCGAGCTGGATCGTGGCGCCCTGCCACTCGCGCCCGATCGCGTCCTTGTACTTGATGTCGATCTTGGGGCCGTAGAACGCGCCGCCGCCCTCGTCGAGCTTGTATTCGAGCCCGCCGCGCTCCAGCGCATCGCGCAGGGCGCCCTCGGCCACGTCCCACACCTCGTCGCCCCCGATCCGCTTGTCCCCGTCCGGGCGCGTGGAGAGATCGAACCGGTAGTCGAGGCCCAGCGTCGTCATCACGGTGTCCACGAGTTCGAGACAGATGAAGATCTCGTCCTCGATCTGCTCCGGAGTGCAGAAGACGTGTCCGTCGTCCATGGTGAGCATGCGCACGCGCAGCAGCCCGTGCAGCGTCCCCGACCGCTCGTTACGGTACACGTTCGCGACCTCGGCCAGGCGCACCGGCAGATCGCGGTAGCTGCGGGGGTTCGCCGCGTAGATCGTGATGTGGCCGGGACAGTTCATCGGCTTCACGCGGAACGCTTCGCCGTCCTCATCCTCCATGCGGGGGTACATGTTCTCCGCGTAGTTCGGGAGGTGCCCGGAGCGCCGGAAGAGCGCCTCGCTGGAGATATGCGGCGTGTAGACGAACTGGTAGCCGTGCGCCTCCTGCAGGTCTTCGATCCAGCGCCTCAGTTCGAGCTGCACGCGCGCGCCCCTGGGGTGCCAGCACACCAGCCCGGGCCCGATCTCGTCCTGGATCGAGAACAGGTCGAGTTCCCTGCCCAGCTTCCGGTGATCGCGCTTGCGGGCCTCCTCGACGCGCGCGATGTACGCCTCGAGCGCCTCCCGCGAGTAGAAGGCCGTGCCATAGATGCGCTGGAGCATCTGCCGGCGCTCGTCGCCCCGCCAGTAGGCCCCCGCGGCGCTGAGAAGGCGGAAATGGCGGATCTCGCCCGTGCGGGGGGCGTGCGGTCCCCGGCACAGGTCGAGGAACGGGCCGTTCCGATAGACGGAAATCGCCTCGTCCTCGGGGATCTCGTCCAGCCGCTCGAGCTTCAGCGGGTCGTCCGCGAACAGTGCGCGGGCTTCGTCGCGCGTCACCTCGCGGCGTTCGAACGGGTCGTCCGCCCCCGCGACCTCGGCCATCGTGCGCTCGATCTCTTCCAGGTCCTCCGGCGTGAAGGGGGCCGGGACCTCGAAGTCGTAGTAGAAGCCGTCGTCGATCGGAGGGCCGAAGCCGATCCCCGCCCCCGGATATCGCTCGCGCACGGCGGTGGCGAGCGCGTGCGCCGCGGAGTGGCGAAGGACGTAGAGGGCGTCGGGGTCCTCGTCGCTGCGCGTCACGATCGCGACTTGCGCCCCGTCGGGAAGGGCGGCCGACAGATCCGTGAGCACGCCGTCAACGCGCGCGGCCACGGCGGCCCGGGCCAGTCCGGGACCGATCGCCGCAGCGAGGTCTGCGGCGCTCGAGCCGCGCGGCAGCCGCTTCGGAGAACCGTCGGGGAGCGTGATGGCAATCGGGGATTCGTTCATCGGCCTACCCGTCGATGTACGATGTTGGGTTCGACTCTCGGTGGCAGCGGAAGCTAGGGTCGGGTGCGCGGATCGCCAAGCACCGGTTTGTCCGGGGCGGAGCGCTCAGCGCGTCCTCAGGACGGTGACCTGCGCCTGCGTCCGTCCGGGCAGGTTCGCCCCGGCGGGGTCCATGACTTCCACCACCAGGTCGGGCGTCGCGCCGGAGGTCACGAGCGAAAGGTAGCGCCCCGTGGAGGAGTTCACGGTGAACTCGGTCGAGCTGTTCGTCGATACGTGCACGTTTACCCGCGATGGCGTGAGCGGGAAGTCGCGGGTGAACGGACACCGGTTGCCGAGATTGGATTCGCTGAGTTGTCGGTACAGCGCCGCGAGATTCCAGGTCGTCCACTGCGTCCGGGGATCCGCGTCGGCCGGCGCGCGGTCATCCGCGATGAGAGAGGTGAGGTACAGCGAGAGGAGTTCCTCCCATTCGATGTTCACTCCGGCGACCGCCTGGAGCGTGCGCTCCACGTTGGTGACGCCCTTGAAATGCGCGGGCCCGCCCGAAGTCAGATACCGGAACAGCTCCTCCTCCCGACTCCCGGGCAGCGCTCCCCCGCTCCCGGACGCCCCGAACTGGTCGCCGAGCCAGCGTACGAACCCGTACGCGAAACCACGGAACGAGAGGGATTCCACTCCGCCGGGATCTTCGCCGGACGCGTCGCCGAGTGCCGGGGCCGCCGCCGGACCGTTGGGATCCGGTGGACATCCGCCCCGCAGGAAACGCCCCAGGCGAATCTGGTTCACGACGTGGAAGTGGTTGTAGGCGGTGAGCTGTTCCTCGCTCGTCGTGATCATGTCCAGATCGAGGTTGGATCGTGTCCCGAGCCCCGCGGCCCGCAGGCCGGCGATCTCCTCCGCAAGGTGGGCCATGCCCTCATCGAGCCATGCGACCTCTCGATCGCCGAAGATGTTCCCGCTCCCGAGCGTGACGCGCTGCTGGGTGTTGAGCAGGTGGGCGAACTCGTGCGCGACCGTCGACCGCGCAAGCGCGTTCGCGAAGCTGATGCTGATGTCCGAGCCGTAGTCCTCGTCCGGATCCGGGCCCACGAGATAGAAGATCTCCCCTTCGTTCGAGGCTTCGCAGCTGGATCTGGTCGTGAGATCGCGCGCCAGGAAGAAGCCGGCGACGACGCTCTCCTCTCCCGCGGGCGTGAGCTTGTTCACCTCGGCCGTGATGAGGGCGAACACGGTCCCGTTGTTGTCGATGTCCGCCGGTTCGCCGAAGTAGGCCACATCCACCGGATACACGACTTCGTCAAGTTGTCGGCCGATCGCCTCGAACTCGGCCTCCGAGAACCGGTCGCTGTCCGGCTGACTGTGGAACTGGAGATCCTCCACGATGGTGAAGTGCTCTCCCGCGTACCTGACTTCGCCCGTGACCATCGTCGGGTTCCGGCAGTTCACGACGAGATTCGCGCCCACGCCGACCCTGAAGGAGAGGGTGTCCCCGAGGTCCGGCGGCCGCAGGGCATCGGTCAGGCTCAGGGGATCGAGCCCCGGCGTTCGGGAGCGTATGGGCTGTGCGCCGACCGCGGCGAGTTCCCGCAGCTCCCGCTCCCGAAGCACGCGTTCGCGGGCGAACCAGGACTCCCGGCGGCGAAGGTCGCGGCTCAACTCTCCCCCTCCGCCGGAGAGACGCGGAGGTTGGGACGGGGTCACGTTTCCGGAGGCCCGCTCGGCCCGCACCCGTATACAGCCGCTAACGCTCTGGCCGGGCGCCTGGGAGGCGCTCTGTACGATGACCTCGTAGTCGCGGGATACGTCCGAGCCCGCCAGCCTGAAGGCGCGCACATCCGCCGAGTTGTCGAGCGTGACGTGCTGGCCGGGGGCCAGGTCGAGCGTGACGGATACGGACGCTGTGGCATCTCCGCCGCACCCGGTGGCGAGTGGAGGCGGAGGAGGAGGCGGTGGCGGGTCCGTCGTACCGCCGCCGCAGGCCGCGAGCGCGAGACCGGAGAGCACGGCTGCCAGCGGACGCGGGAGGCCGTCAGGGCCCGACGAGCGTGGCCTTCCGCCGCACAGTCTCAGCATGCTCGGCCTGCGTGTCTCACCGTTCGATCTCTCTGGCACGGTCCGTGACGGCCGCCGGCTCCCTGGCAGATCCTCCCGCCGGCCGGCGCCCTCCGGCGGGCAAGATACCCGTCCTGCGCGATCCGTGCCCGCGAGGGTCGGCACGGTCAACGCGTCCGGAGCACGAGGATGCGGACGCCCTCGGAAGAAGGGACGGGAAGCCCGGCCTGGGTCGTGAGCCTCAGACGGACGTCCGGGTGCGGCCCCTCGCTCACAAGCTGAAAATAGTAGCCCGTCGAGGCGGCGAGTTCGAAGTCGATCCGGGCATCCGTCCCGTCGGCGAGTGGAATGTCCATCGCCTCCAGCGGGAAGGCGCGCGCGAAGGGAACCCTTCCCTCCAGTTCCCGGTGCAGGGCGGCAAACACATCGCGAAGGTGCAGGGTCTTCACCTGCGTCGATGAAGGCGCGCCGGGCAGGTCATCCGCAATGGGGGCAAGCGCCCACGCCGCGAGCAGGTCGTCCCATGTGCCCGGCGCGCCGTACGCCGAGGCGACCCGCTCGACGTTCTCCACGCCGCGCGCGCGAGCGACCCCGCCTCCCGCCAGGTCGTGAAAGATGGCCTCCTCCGCGGCTCCGCCGAGCCGTCCGCCGCCCTGCGTCGCGTACTGGTCCGCGAACCAGCGCAGGAAGAGCCATCCGAAGCCCCGCATCGCAAGCGACGAGATTCCGTCCGGGTCCCGCGCATGGGCGTCGCCCAGCGCGGGGGTCCGGTGCGGCCCGAGCAGGTAGAACGCGGAACGGCGGAGGTTCGGGAAGAGATAGGTTCCGAAGTTTTCGGAGTCGGCAAGGAGTTCCGCGAAGTCGTAGTTGCCGCCGGGACTCAGGCCCACCCTCGACATCCCGACGAACGTCTCCGCCGAATGCGCCAGCGCCTCGCTCAGCCAGGTTTCCTCGAGGGAGGCGAACGACCCCCGGGCGAGCACGGTTCGGCGCTCGGCCGAAATGAGGTGCGCCAGTTCGTGCGCGGCCACGCCGACGGCCCCGGTCGTCGCGAATTGCGCGAGTACGGGTTTGGAGAACCGCCCGTCGGGATCGGCGGCGAGGAGGTAGAGGATCTCCCCCCCGTTGGAAGCCGGGCAGTCTTCGGGGTCGGCCAGGTCGGCCGGATTGAAGAACCCCAGGATCCTGGTTTCGCTGTCGCGGGGCGTGGTCCGGTTCACGACGGGCGTGAACAGGACCCATACGACGCCGTTTCCGTCGATGTCCGCCGGCTCGCCGAAATACGCCGTGAGCACGGGGAGAACCGACCACTCGAGCGATCCGAGGACGGCTTCGTAGCCGTCGCCGGGCACGACGCCGGCCGCGTCGAGATCCTCCACGATCGCGAAGTTGGGGCCCACGGCGCGGACGACGGCGGCGACGTCGTGGATTCCGTCGCAGTCCACGTCGAGATTCGGATGCACCGCGTTGCTGAAGGTCACGGTGTCGCCGACGGCGGGGGGCGTCGGGCCGGCGTGGGCCTGGTTGGCGCGCACCATGCCCGGGGCCGGCGGGGCGGCGGACGCCGGGCGGAGCGGACGCGCACCCCGCACGGCGCGGCGGGCATTGGTCCGCAAGGTGAGGTCGGCCCGCGATGCTTCCTCGAGGCGGCGTCTGTCGTTCTCGAGGTCGAGTGCGTCGGCCGGCAGCGCGCGTGCGGGAGCGGCGAGCGGAGGAACCCGCGCCGCCGCCCCCCCCCTCGCCCGGGCATCGAGTCTGAGACGCGTCGTCGCCCCCGGCCTGCGCAGAGCGCTCTGCACGACGAGCAGATACTCCGCCGCGGCGTTGCCGGCCCCGATTTCCACAACCTGGACACCCGCCGCCGGCAGCACGCACATCTCCCCGGCCACGAGGGACATCGTGACGCGATTCGCGCCGCGCCCCGCCGCGACGGGACAGAGTTCGTCAGCGGGGCCCGTTGCGTCGGCGCAGGCCAGCGGCGTCAGGGCCGCGAGCCACAGCGTCGACCGCGCGGCGCGCGCGCGAGCCGCCGGAGGTCCGGGGTGGGCGAGGCTGGATCCGAGGTATCGCATCGCAGGACATTAACCGCGGGGGGCGGATGCGCGAAGGCCCGGCCGAAGCCGGGCCTCTCGCACTTCCCGAACAGCTGGCGGCGGGAGACGGCTCTCCGCCCCCGCCATGCAAGGCGGCTGCTAGTACATCCCGCCCATGCCACCGCCCGGCATGCCGCCGGCGGCCGCCGCGGGATCCTCCGCCTCGGGCCGCTCCACGACGACGGCTTCGGTCGTGAGCAGCAGACCCGCGATCGAGGCCGCGTTCTGGAGCGCCGTACGCGTGACCTTGGTCGGGTCGATGACGCCCGCCTTCACCATGTCCTCGTACTCGCCCGTAGCCGCGTTGTAGCCGGTGTTCCGGCCCTGGGCCTCGCGCACCTTCTCGACGATGATCGAGCCCTCGGCTCCGGCGTTCGAGGCGATCGTGCGAACCGGCTCCTCGACCGCGCGGCGCACGATCCGGATTCCGATCGTCTCGTCGGCGTCCGAACCCTCGACGCCCTCCAGCGCCCCCTGGCTCCGCAGCAGGGCCACGCCGCCGCCGGGCACGATGCCCTCTTCGACGGCCGCGCGCGTCGCGTGCAGCGCGTCCTCGACCCGAGCCTTCTTCTCCTTCATCTCGGTCTCGGTCGCCGCGCCGACGTTGATGACCGCCACGCCGCCGGCCAGCTTCGCCAGCCGCTCCTGCAGCTTCTCGCGGTCGTAGTCCGACGTGGACTTGTCGATCGCGACCTTGATCTCGCTGATGCGGCCCTGGATACGGTCCGCGTCACCGGCGCCGTCGACGACCGTCGTGTTGTCCTTGTCGATGACGATCCGCTTCGCCTGGCCGAGGTCGCCGACCACCGTGTTCTCGAGCTTGAAGCCGAGTTCCTCGGAGATCACCTGGCCGCCCGTGAGGATCGCGATGTCCTGCAGCATCTGCTTCCGGCGATCGCCGAAGCCCGGAGCCTTGACGGCCGCGACCTTGAGCGTTCCGCGCAGCTTGTTGACGACGAGCGTGGCGAGCGCCTCGCCCTCGACGTCCTCCGCCACGATCAGGAGAGGCTTGCCCATCTGGGCGACCTTCTCGAGGACCGGCAGCAGGTCCTTCATGGCCGAGATCTTCTTGTCGTGGATCAGGATGATCGGCTCGTCGAGGACGACCTCCATCTTGTCCGGATCCGTGACGAAGTACGGCGAGAGATAGCCGCGGTCGAACTGCATCCCGTCCACGGTCTCCAGCTCGGTCTCGAGGCCGCGGGCCTCCTCGACCGTGATGACGCCGTCCTTGCCGACCTTCTCCATCGCGTCGGCGATCAGCTCGCCGATCTCCTGGTCGCTGTTCGCCGAGATGGCGGCGACCTGGGCGATTTCCGTCTTGCCCGAGGTCTCGACCGAGATCGAGTGGAGGTTCGCGACGATCGCTTCGACGGACTTGTCGATGCCGCGCTTGAGCGCCATCGGGTTCGCACCCGCCGTCACGCTCTTGAGGCCCTCGGTGAAGATCGACTGCGCGAGCACCGTCGCCGTCGTCGTGCCGTCGCCCGCCGCGTCGGACGTCTTCGTCGCGACTTCCTTCACCATCTTCGCGCCGAGATCCTCGACCGGGTCGTCCAGCTCGACTTCCTTCGCGACCGTCACGCCGTCCTTCGTGATCGTCGGGCTGCCGAACTTCTTCTCAAGGACCACGTTCCTCCCCTTGGGGCCGAGCGTGACCTTGACCGCGCGCGCGAGCTTGTCCACGCCCGCCTTCAGGCGCTGCCGTGCCGCGGTATCGAATTCAAGATCCTTCGCCATTTCGTCTCCTTCGCCCGGTCATCCGGGCGCGTCAGTCAACGGTTTGACCCGCCGTCTCCCGCTCCAGCGGCTAGAGGACGGCCAGAACGTCGCTTTCCTTCACGATCAGATAGTCATCGCCATCCAGGGAAACCTCGGTCCCGGCGTACTTGCCGTAGAGGACCCGGTCTCCGGTGTTGACTTCCATCGGGATGCGCTCACCGTCGTCGTTCATGCGGCCGGGGCCCACGGCAACGACGGTGCCCTGCTGCGGCTTCTCCTTCGCGGTGTCCGGAATGTACAGACCCCCGCGCATCTCCTCGGTCTCTTCGAGCGGCGCGACGACGATGCGGTCGGCCATGGGGGAGATGTTCAGTTTCGTGTTCGAGGCGGTTGCCATCTTGCCTGTCCCTCCTTGGACCTTCGGTGTTGGGTGATCCTTCCGATGAAAGCCGCGAGGGACCCCGCGGCTGTTAGCACTCTGGTGCGCCGAGTGCCAAGGCGAGCCGAAGATATGCGGGTGCACGGTTCCGATCAAGGGGCGCGGGGTTATGAAACCCGGCCCGTACACGTATCGTAGGGGCGGGCCAGAAAGGGAGGTCGACATGTTTCGTGCAGCCGTAGTGCTGGTGGCCGCGGGCGCGGTGGGTCTGTGGGTGACGGGAATCCTCTTCTCCGTCGTCCTGCCCCTGGTGTGGATGGTCGTGAAGGTCGCGATCTTCGTCGCGGTCTTCTACCTGATCGTGCGGATGATCAATCCGGAGTTCGCGAACAAGATGAAGGAGAAGTGCTGCGGAAGCGCCGCTTTCTTCCGCGGGTCCTGAACTGACGTCGGCCCGCTAGCCGTCCGAGCCGGCGGGCGACTCGAACAGATACCGGTCCGCGATCGCCAGACCGGTGATCGTCAGGGCCGGCTCGATGCGGTCGACGGTGCGGCAGTGCGGTCCCACGACCCGCGCGAGTCCGCCCGTCGCCACGATGAGCGGCTCGCGCTCCCATTCCTCGATGATCCGCCGCACGATGCCGTCGATCCCCTCCACCACCGAGTAGAACCCGCCGCTCCGCAGACAGTCTTTCGTATTGCGGCCGATGACCCGGGCTGGCTCTTCGACATGGATCTGCGGGAGTTGCGCCGTCGCGCGCGCGAGCTGGTCCGTGCCGGCCGTGGGCCCGGGCGCGATGACGCCGCCCACGAAGACGCCATCGGCGGTAATGCAGTCGAAGGTCGTCGCCGTCCCGAGATCCACGACGACGGTGTCGCGACGGTAGAGTTCCGCGGCGGCGAGCGTGTTCGCGATGCGGTCGGCGCCGACTTCGAGGGGGTGGTCGACGTCCAGCCGCACGGGGATGGGAGAGCCGCCGTTGAGGAAGCGCAGCGGGGCGTCGAGGGTTCCCCCCACCGCGAGCCAGACCCGGTGCAGCACGGGGACGACGGAAGCGACGACGATACGCTCCGGAGCGGGCAGGTCCCGGGCCCCGAGCAGCCCGCGGATCTGGAGTCCGATCTCGTCCGCCGTTCGGCGGCGATCCGTCGCGATCCGCCACGTGTGTACGGGGGTGAGATCCTCGAACCAGCCGAGGACGGATTCGGTGTTCCCGATGTCTACGGTGAGGAGCATGGGATCAGCTTCCGCCAAGAGCGATGGAACCCGCGACGACGCGGCGCAGGGCGCCCCCGCGCGGCCGCAGGAGGAGGGCGCCGTCCGGAGCGATCCCGGCCGCGAGGCCCACGGCGGGTTCGCGGTCCGAGAGCCGGTGCTCGACCCAACGGTTCTTCAACCAGTCGAGACGGTCGAGTTCATCGAGCGAAGGCGCGTCGAGTGAAGTCGGTGCACGGGGAAGTCGGCGCTCGAGTCCCGCCACCACCGCGTCCGCGACGTCGACGAGGCGCGCCGAACCCACGCAGTCGGCGAGGGCCACCGCTCCGACCACGTCATCCGGCAGCCGATCGGACTCGACGTTGATGCCGACGCCGACGACGAGGAACATCTCCTTGCCGTCTGCCCGGGCCGTTTCCGCGAGGATGCCGCCGAGCTTCCGATCCCGCGCCATGAGGTCGTTGGGCCACTTCACGGCCGAGCCGAGGCCCGGGAAGCGCCGGTTCAGTTCGCGAGCCAGATCGACGCCGGCCACGACGGTGACGAGCGGCGGGACGGTGGCTTCACGCGGGCGGAACGCCATGCTCAGATAGACGCCCGCCCCCGCCGGGGACGCCCAGCTCCGCCCCCCCCTTCCCCGCCCGGCCGTCTGCTCGCGGCAGAGCACGATCGTGCCGGACGGCGCCCCGGCCTCCGCCAGCTCGCGGGCGAGGTCGTTCGTCGAAGGGATGCGGTCGAAGGTGAAGACCGACTCCCGGTCCCAGTGCTCGCGCAGCGCGGCGACGGACTCCCCGCCCCAGTCTTCTGCCTCTTCTGCGAGCATGGTCGCTCCGACGTCAGTCATTCAACCGTCATCCGCGCAGCGCCGGCCAGATCGCGGCCGCGGCCAGGTACCCTCCGCCGATGAGCCAGCAGTACCAGGCGAAGCGGTGGAATACCCGCCGTTCAAGCGTCCGCAGGAAGATACGAATGGCGAACACCCCTGACAGGGCCGAAGCCGCGAAGGCGACCGCGAGGGGCAGCACCCCGGCCGCGAGTCCGGCCTCGCCGAGATCCGACGCCTGCAGCACCGCCGCCCCTCCGATCGCGGGGATGGAGAGGAGAAAAGAGAACTCGGCGGCGCGGCGGGGCTCGACGCCGGCGGCGGTCGCCATGGCCACGGTGCTCCCGGAACGGGAAATGCCCGGCAGGATGGCGAGGGCCTGCGCCAGCCCGACGGCCAGCGCCCCGGCGACCGTCGGCCGTGCGCGCGTACCCCGGCGAGACAGGCGCCGGATCGACCAGACGACGCCGCCCGTGACGAGCAGCAGCGCCGCCGCGAGCACGGGCCGCTCGAATGTGGGCTCCAGCACGCCCCGCAGACCGACCCCGACGGCGGCGGCGGGGAGCGTGGCCGCGGCCAGGAGGCCGACGTCCCGGAGGCTCCCGCGATCCGCCGAGCACACGCCGCGGAGCAGCGCCGCGAGGCGCCGGCGATAGACCCAGCACACGGCGCACAGCGTCGCGACGTGCACGGTGACCTCGAACACGACACCGGGGAGTTCGATCCCGAACAGCGCCTGCCCGAGCACGAGATGCCCGGAACTCGACACGGGCAGGAACTCGGTGAGGCCCTGGACGACGCCGAGGACGAAGGCTTCGAACGCGTTCACTCGGTCGCAACCCGGGAGCCGTCCCCGTCGGCGAGGACGTCGCGGTAGAGCGACTCGTAGCAGGGAACGATGCGGTCGATCGTGAAGCGTGCCAGGGCACGGTCCCGCGCGGCGCTCGAGAACGCGTCCCAGCGCGCCTCATCGCTCAGCAGCGAGATCGCCGATGTCGCCATGGCGTCGACCGCTCCGACGGGATGCAGGTAGCCGGTCACACCGTGCTCCACGACCTCGTCGAGGCCCGTCCCGGAGGACCCGACCACGGGAACGGCGGAAGCCTGCGCTTCCAGCGCCACCAGACCGAAGGATTCCTGCTCGCTCGGGAGGAGGAAGAGATCCGCGCC
This genomic stretch from Candidatus Palauibacter scopulicola harbors:
- the rpmI gene encoding 50S ribosomal protein L35, whose product is MPKMKTNRSAAKRFRKTGSGKFRRRRAYHSHILTKKSPKRKRRLRQGTLVAKADEKRVKRLLGT
- the infC gene encoding translation initiation factor IF-3 yields the protein MNGDPRVNDKIRISPIRLIDEEGNQLGIVATDEARALAAERGLDLVEVAPAARPPVCRLMDFGKYKYAQARKAREAKKKQHIIHVKEVKLRPKIEAHDIDFKMRHARRFLGDGDKVKFTLMFRGREVTHPERGRRILEMVKDELEDIAVVESDISHEGRTMTMLMGPHRT
- the thrS gene encoding threonine--tRNA ligase, which produces MNESPIAITLPDGSPKRLPRGSSAADLAAAIGPGLARAAVAARVDGVLTDLSAALPDGAQVAIVTRSDEDPDALYVLRHSAAHALATAVRERYPGAGIGFGPPIDDGFYYDFEVPAPFTPEDLEEIERTMAEVAGADDPFERREVTRDEARALFADDPLKLERLDEIPEDEAISVYRNGPFLDLCRGPHAPRTGEIRHFRLLSAAGAYWRGDERRQMLQRIYGTAFYSREALEAYIARVEEARKRDHRKLGRELDLFSIQDEIGPGLVCWHPRGARVQLELRRWIEDLQEAHGYQFVYTPHISSEALFRRSGHLPNYAENMYPRMEDEDGEAFRVKPMNCPGHITIYAANPRSYRDLPVRLAEVANVYRNERSGTLHGLLRVRMLTMDDGHVFCTPEQIEDEIFICLELVDTVMTTLGLDYRFDLSTRPDGDKRIGGDEVWDVAEGALRDALERGGLEYKLDEGGGAFYGPKIDIKYKDAIGREWQGATIQLDFNLPERFELEYMGTDNKPHRPVMIHRAIFGTLERFTGVLIEHFAGAFPPWLAPVQVRVLPITDAHAAAAGDIRDRLAAEGLRVELDARSDTLGYRIRDGELQKVPYLLVVGDREIEAGTVAVRARGADRKQEVVPLADFVSRIRQRVETRSLKA
- the groL gene encoding chaperonin GroEL (60 kDa chaperone family; promotes refolding of misfolded polypeptides especially under stressful conditions; forms two stacked rings of heptamers to form a barrel-shaped 14mer; ends can be capped by GroES; misfolded proteins enter the barrel where they are refolded when GroES binds); translated protein: MAKDLEFDTAARQRLKAGVDKLARAVKVTLGPKGRNVVLEKKFGSPTITKDGVTVAKEVELDDPVEDLGAKMVKEVATKTSDAAGDGTTTATVLAQSIFTEGLKSVTAGANPMALKRGIDKSVEAIVANLHSISVETSGKTEIAQVAAISANSDQEIGELIADAMEKVGKDGVITVEEARGLETELETVDGMQFDRGYLSPYFVTDPDKMEVVLDEPIILIHDKKISAMKDLLPVLEKVAQMGKPLLIVAEDVEGEALATLVVNKLRGTLKVAAVKAPGFGDRRKQMLQDIAILTGGQVISEELGFKLENTVVGDLGQAKRIVIDKDNTTVVDGAGDADRIQGRISEIKVAIDKSTSDYDREKLQERLAKLAGGVAVINVGAATETEMKEKKARVEDALHATRAAVEEGIVPGGGVALLRSQGALEGVEGSDADETIGIRIVRRAVEEPVRTIASNAGAEGSIIVEKVREAQGRNTGYNAATGEYEDMVKAGVIDPTKVTRTALQNAASIAGLLLTTEAVVVERPEAEDPAAAAGGMPGGGMGGMY
- the groES gene encoding co-chaperone GroES, which translates into the protein MATASNTKLNISPMADRIVVAPLEETEEMRGGLYIPDTAKEKPQQGTVVAVGPGRMNDDGERIPMEVNTGDRVLYGKYAGTEVSLDGDDYLIVKESDVLAVL
- a CDS encoding type III pantothenate kinase, translating into MLLTVDIGNTESVLGWFEDLTPVHTWRIATDRRRTADEIGLQIRGLLGARDLPAPERIVVASVVPVLHRVWLAVGGTLDAPLRFLNGGSPIPVRLDVDHPLEVGADRIANTLAAAELYRRDTVVVDLGTATTFDCITADGVFVGGVIAPGPTAGTDQLARATAQLPQIHVEEPARVIGRNTKDCLRSGGFYSVVEGIDGIVRRIIEEWEREPLIVATGGLARVVGPHCRTVDRIEPALTITGLAIADRYLFESPAGSDG
- a CDS encoding biotin--[acetyl-CoA-carboxylase] ligase; the encoded protein is MTDVGATMLAEEAEDWGGESVAALREHWDRESVFTFDRIPSTNDLARELAEAGAPSGTIVLCREQTAGRGRGGRSWASPAGAGVYLSMAFRPREATVPPLVTVVAGVDLARELNRRFPGLGSAVKWPNDLMARDRKLGGILAETARADGKEMFLVVGVGINVESDRLPDDVVGAVALADCVGSARLVDVADAVVAGLERRLPRAPTSLDAPSLDELDRLDWLKNRWVEHRLSDREPAVGLAAGIAPDGALLLRPRGGALRRVVAGSIALGGS
- a CDS encoding undecaprenyl-diphosphate phosphatase, with amino-acid sequence MNAFEAFVLGVVQGLTEFLPVSSSGHLVLGQALFGIELPGVVFEVTVHVATLCAVCWVYRRRLAALLRGVCSADRGSLRDVGLLAAATLPAAAVGVGLRGVLEPTFERPVLAAALLLVTGGVVWSIRRLSRRGTRARPTVAGALAVGLAQALAILPGISRSGSTVAMATAAGVEPRRAAEFSFLLSIPAIGGAAVLQASDLGEAGLAAGVLPLAVAFAASALSGVFAIRIFLRTLERRVFHRFAWYCWLIGGGYLAAAAIWPALRG